The Burkholderia ambifaria AMMD genome has a segment encoding these proteins:
- a CDS encoding flavin reductase: MQAAVPDNRTTIDPKALRRAFGTFVTGVTVLTTIDADGRPRGMTANSFASVSLDPPLLLVCVGAGASSYPAFVAADKFAVNLLSDSQVDVSNLFASKAVDKFASISHDVVHTGAPVLTDCLTWFDCSMHERVEAGDHLILIGRVQAFGTSPSAPLGFCRGRYAQVKDPLPPGWLSSTDMIVGYLIEAQGEVLLVDDGKGGWVLPTAPRRLVDGRLPVAGGGSLALMSDDTFLYSVYDTDGHDSGYLIYRARLAEPRGALALPPEFRFFALDALPYDEIASVEMRAMLRRFVRETAGGGSYSIYMGSHDGGRVATVGAAQPWRHHVHS, translated from the coding sequence ATGCAAGCCGCAGTACCCGATAACCGAACCACCATCGACCCAAAGGCGCTGCGCCGCGCCTTCGGCACCTTCGTCACCGGCGTGACGGTGCTCACCACCATCGACGCCGATGGCCGCCCGCGCGGCATGACGGCTAACTCCTTTGCCTCGGTCTCGCTCGATCCGCCGCTGCTGCTGGTCTGCGTCGGCGCGGGCGCGTCGAGCTACCCGGCCTTCGTCGCCGCCGACAAGTTCGCGGTGAACCTGTTGAGTGACAGCCAAGTGGACGTCTCCAACCTGTTCGCCTCGAAGGCGGTCGACAAGTTCGCCTCGATCAGCCACGACGTGGTGCACACCGGCGCGCCGGTGCTGACCGACTGCCTGACCTGGTTCGACTGCTCGATGCACGAGCGCGTCGAGGCCGGCGACCACCTGATCCTGATCGGCCGCGTGCAGGCCTTCGGCACCAGCCCCTCGGCGCCGCTCGGCTTCTGCCGCGGCCGCTACGCGCAGGTCAAGGACCCCCTGCCGCCGGGCTGGCTGTCGTCCACCGACATGATCGTCGGCTACCTGATCGAGGCGCAGGGCGAGGTGCTGCTGGTGGACGACGGCAAGGGCGGCTGGGTGCTCCCCACCGCGCCGCGCCGGCTGGTGGACGGGCGCCTGCCGGTGGCGGGCGGCGGCTCGCTGGCGCTGATGTCCGACGACACCTTCCTCTACTCCGTCTACGACACCGACGGCCACGATTCCGGCTACCTCATCTACCGGGCCCGCCTGGCCGAGCCGCGCGGCGCGCTGGCGCTGCCGCCGGAGTTTCGTTTCTTCGCTCTCGACGCGCTTCCGTACGACGAAATCGCCTCGGTCGAGATGCGCGCGATGCTGCGCCGTTTCGTGCGTGAGACGGCCGGCGGCGGCAGTTATTCGATCTACATGGGCTCGCACGACGGCGGGCGTGTCGCGACCGTCGGCGCGGCGCAGCCGTGGCGCCATCACGTGCACTCCTGA
- a CDS encoding porin: MSKAAGLKTRIAVAVATALTILAGSSTAAQAQSSVTLYGIIDEGLNYTSNAKGHGTFQMKSGDTFGSRWGIAGSEDLGGGTRALFRLENGFDVNSGAFRQGGREFGRQAWVGLQSDRLGTLSFGRQYDPTIDLWSGLTGAGGVSGDVASHPFDNDNADFDFRVNNSVKYTSPNFNGLKAEAMYGFSNDTGFANNRLYSAALQYKLAGLTAALGYLKIDAGGSANGAVSTDAVFTGSSEQNIVAGLSYAFAATKLGLAYSHVDVYDPTANAYIASTATRPPGGRWQSWKFDNFEVNAKYAFTPSLWLFGAYTFTEARLHASTGDFEPKWHQLSLMLDYDLSKRTSLYMQAAYQHVVSAHTGTAFDFATTPASAGASSGENQTLVRLGMIHRF, from the coding sequence ATGAGCAAGGCAGCAGGCTTGAAAACACGCATTGCGGTTGCGGTGGCGACGGCGCTGACGATACTCGCCGGCAGCAGCACGGCGGCGCAGGCACAGAGCAGCGTCACGCTGTACGGAATCATCGATGAGGGGCTCAACTACACCAGCAACGCGAAGGGACACGGCACCTTCCAGATGAAGAGCGGCGACACCTTCGGCAGCCGCTGGGGCATCGCCGGCTCCGAGGACCTGGGCGGCGGCACGCGCGCGCTGTTCCGCCTCGAGAACGGCTTCGACGTGAACAGCGGCGCCTTCAGGCAGGGCGGCCGCGAGTTCGGCAGGCAGGCCTGGGTTGGCCTGCAGTCGGACCGGCTCGGCACGCTCTCGTTCGGCCGCCAGTACGACCCGACCATCGACCTCTGGAGCGGGCTGACCGGCGCGGGGGGCGTGAGCGGCGACGTCGCCTCGCATCCGTTCGACAACGACAACGCCGACTTCGATTTCCGCGTCAACAACTCGGTCAAGTACACCAGCCCGAACTTCAATGGCCTGAAGGCCGAGGCGATGTACGGCTTCAGCAACGACACCGGCTTCGCCAACAACCGGCTCTACAGCGCCGCGCTGCAATATAAGCTGGCGGGCCTGACCGCCGCGCTCGGCTACCTGAAGATCGACGCGGGCGGCTCGGCCAACGGCGCGGTGTCCACTGACGCGGTGTTCACCGGCTCGTCCGAGCAGAACATCGTGGCGGGGCTGTCCTACGCGTTCGCGGCCACCAAGCTGGGCCTGGCCTACTCGCACGTCGACGTCTACGACCCGACCGCCAACGCCTATATCGCCTCGACGGCCACCAGGCCGCCGGGCGGGCGCTGGCAGTCCTGGAAGTTCGACAACTTCGAGGTCAATGCGAAGTACGCCTTCACGCCGTCGCTCTGGCTGTTCGGCGCCTACACCTTCACCGAGGCGCGCCTGCACGCGAGCACCGGCGATTTCGAGCCGAAGTGGCACCAGCTCTCGCTGATGCTCGACTACGACCTCAGCAAGCGCACCTCGCTCTACATGCAGGCGGCCTACCAGCACGTGGTCAGCGCGCATACCGGCACGGCCTTCGATTTCGCCACCACACCCGCCTCGGCCGGCGCCTCGTCGGGCGAGAACCAGACCCTGGTGCGGCTCGGCATGATCCATCGCTTCTAG
- a CDS encoding LysR substrate-binding domain-containing protein has translation MELRHLRSFNVLAECANFTQAAKQLHVSQSTLSHTIKQLEDELKVELFDRVGKRVTLNRDGKQFLGTVARTLGELDSGIVSLRNCISELSGELRIGTTSTFNVRLLPGCVSEFLTQNPTVHVTIAELPGKSIEERVRNGQLDVGICYTPSDTGGLWFEPLFNEELVIFAPLNHPLAKRRRIRMVELHRQPLILPSAEVGARHILNACFRAVHAQPTPVAEINSIVPMFELSRSLRIPTIGSEFLSKAVSDFAVVRIVDPKPIRTPVLLQKQDGPQSATSKAFADILKRQCAHQSEQRL, from the coding sequence ATGGAATTGCGACACCTGCGCTCCTTCAACGTACTGGCTGAGTGCGCTAACTTCACGCAAGCGGCGAAGCAGTTACATGTCAGTCAATCCACCCTGTCTCACACCATTAAGCAGCTCGAAGATGAACTCAAAGTCGAATTGTTCGACCGGGTTGGCAAGCGCGTCACGCTCAATCGGGACGGTAAGCAATTTCTGGGAACTGTTGCTCGCACCTTGGGCGAACTTGACAGCGGCATCGTCTCACTAAGAAATTGCATCTCCGAGCTTTCAGGCGAATTGCGTATCGGGACGACTTCAACCTTCAACGTTCGCTTGTTGCCCGGCTGCGTTTCGGAATTCCTCACGCAAAACCCGACCGTTCACGTGACAATCGCCGAGTTGCCAGGCAAGTCGATCGAAGAACGCGTGCGAAACGGCCAGCTAGACGTCGGCATCTGCTATACACCATCCGACACGGGTGGACTTTGGTTCGAACCGCTCTTCAACGAGGAACTCGTCATCTTTGCTCCGTTGAATCATCCTCTCGCAAAGCGACGACGTATCCGCATGGTCGAGCTCCATCGTCAGCCGCTCATTCTTCCGTCTGCTGAAGTGGGGGCACGGCACATTCTGAATGCGTGCTTTCGTGCCGTGCATGCTCAACCTACGCCCGTCGCGGAAATCAACTCCATCGTGCCAATGTTCGAACTGTCCCGCTCACTTCGCATTCCCACTATTGGCTCCGAGTTTCTGTCCAAGGCCGTAAGCGATTTTGCCGTTGTCCGAATCGTCGACCCCAAGCCCATTCGCACGCCCGTGCTCCTGCAAAAACAAGATGGACCACAGAGCGCGACCTCGAAGGCCTTCGCCGACATACTGAAACGACAGTGCGCCCATCAGTCGGAACAGCGGCTTTAG
- a CDS encoding helix-turn-helix domain-containing protein, whose translation MPDTLSLMSSLRDVASRINADADVDTLLHSLIDLACHHGSWDLGAIMSVDIAHGYALVIARRDPTLLKRTLADRWELATSPALVALQRNEPVYIRDALETTEFLGYRREAPERGYRTVLVLPMASCDAEGRPMVLVVSARKVVDVAPEHLAFMELLVHLGAIAIERAHRQRAQQAAAEQLRRVLSVQGAMLQEVLVGGSMDTLTGMLADLLDSPVLVIDFYGGELLASRPPVEGLDAAAWRALLDGETGRQMRETVREAIARHASRRVGFVLPGGVPLTADVEPLAVDGDTVGALLSFGERAEGDLQALAIESAKFAMSVQLMRSVIRFRAETRTLTELFFEIVERRWRDEQDIVERSRRLGIALGTPMRLLVVDYPHREGPALDRSAECHRTVGLIAAQHKLISHPVTVGGGLVCLLPEDDQRPLASVNAFARQLCGALTPLFGGEPTLVVSDCVAGLTELANEWDRCWRMIRVARSFGKTGALSVPDLGPLPMLMGAADSPDVRAFITGTIGPIVEYDASHRASYLDTLAVYIRHGCRSQACADAMGLHVTTLRYRLSRISDLFGIDVETPERRFAVELALQLHNLLEGSAPVAAAERAH comes from the coding sequence ATGCCGGATACGTTGTCGCTCATGTCGTCCTTGCGCGACGTCGCCAGCCGAATCAATGCGGATGCCGACGTCGACACGCTGCTGCACAGCCTGATCGACCTGGCCTGCCATCACGGCTCCTGGGATCTCGGCGCGATCATGAGCGTGGATATCGCGCACGGCTACGCGCTGGTGATCGCGCGGCGCGACCCGACCCTACTCAAGCGGACGCTGGCCGACCGGTGGGAGCTGGCCACCAGCCCAGCACTGGTCGCGCTGCAGCGCAACGAGCCGGTCTATATCCGCGACGCGCTGGAGACCACCGAATTCCTCGGCTACCGGCGCGAGGCGCCCGAGCGCGGCTATCGCACCGTGCTGGTGCTGCCGATGGCGAGTTGCGATGCCGAGGGGCGGCCGATGGTGCTGGTGGTGTCGGCGCGCAAGGTGGTGGACGTGGCGCCTGAGCACCTGGCCTTCATGGAGTTGCTGGTGCACCTCGGCGCGATCGCGATCGAGCGCGCCCATCGCCAGCGCGCGCAGCAGGCCGCCGCCGAGCAGTTGCGGCGCGTGCTGTCGGTGCAGGGCGCGATGCTGCAGGAGGTGCTGGTGGGCGGCTCGATGGATACGCTGACCGGCATGCTGGCCGACCTGCTCGACTCGCCGGTGCTGGTGATCGACTTCTATGGTGGCGAACTGCTGGCCTCGCGCCCGCCCGTCGAAGGGCTCGACGCCGCCGCCTGGCGCGCCCTGCTCGACGGAGAAACCGGCCGCCAGATGCGCGAGACCGTGCGCGAGGCGATTGCGCGCCACGCCTCGCGGCGGGTGGGCTTCGTGCTGCCGGGCGGGGTGCCGCTCACCGCCGACGTCGAGCCGCTGGCGGTGGACGGCGACACGGTGGGCGCGCTGCTGAGCTTCGGTGAGCGCGCCGAGGGTGACCTGCAGGCGCTCGCGATCGAGAGCGCGAAGTTCGCGATGAGCGTGCAGCTGATGCGCAGCGTGATCCGCTTTCGCGCCGAGACGCGCACCCTGACCGAGCTGTTCTTCGAGATCGTCGAGCGGCGATGGCGCGACGAGCAGGACATCGTCGAGCGCTCGCGCCGGCTCGGCATCGCGCTCGGCACGCCGATGCGCCTGCTCGTGGTCGACTATCCGCACCGCGAAGGTCCGGCGCTTGACCGATCGGCCGAGTGCCATCGCACCGTTGGTCTGATCGCGGCGCAGCACAAGCTCATCTCGCATCCGGTGACGGTCGGCGGCGGCCTGGTCTGTCTGTTGCCCGAGGACGACCAGCGGCCGCTGGCCAGCGTCAATGCCTTCGCGCGCCAGCTGTGCGGGGCGCTCACCCCCCTGTTCGGCGGCGAGCCGACCCTCGTGGTCAGCGACTGCGTGGCGGGCCTGACCGAGCTGGCCAACGAATGGGACCGCTGCTGGCGGATGATCCGCGTGGCGCGCTCGTTCGGCAAGACCGGCGCGCTGAGCGTGCCCGACCTGGGGCCCTTGCCGATGCTGATGGGCGCGGCCGATTCGCCCGACGTGCGGGCTTTCATCACCGGCACCATCGGTCCGATCGTCGAATACGACGCCAGCCATCGCGCTTCCTATCTCGACACGCTGGCGGTCTACATCCGACACGGCTGCCGCAGCCAGGCCTGCGCCGATGCGATGGGCCTGCACGTGACCACACTGCGCTACCGGCTGTCGCGCATCTCCGACCTGTTCGGCATCGACGTGGAGACGCCCGAGCGGCGCTTCGCCGTCGAGCTCGCGCTGCAACTGCACAACCTGCTGGAGGGCAGCGCGCCGGTGGCCGCGGCGGAGCGCGCGCATTAG
- a CDS encoding DUF2945 domain-containing protein, which translates to MTHPFKLGDHVRWNSEAGYVTGTIIAIHTQDFDYKGHRHRASPDDPQYEIKSDRTDHIAAHRGRVLERIAGKDDA; encoded by the coding sequence ATGACGCATCCATTCAAACTGGGCGACCACGTCCGCTGGAATTCCGAAGCCGGTTACGTGACGGGCACGATCATTGCGATCCACACGCAGGATTTCGACTACAAAGGGCATCGCCATCGCGCGTCGCCCGACGATCCGCAATACGAGATCAAGAGCGACCGAACCGACCACATCGCCGCGCATCGCGGCCGCGTGCTCGAACGCATAGCAGGCAAGGACGACGCATGA
- a CDS encoding PDR/VanB family oxidoreductase, with amino-acid sequence MKVLVKSKKLVANGIAAFKLVAPGGEQLPLFSAGAHIDVFLGNDLVRQYSLCNAPSDRSHYQIGVLLEPNSRGGSRAMHNLAEGQLIEISEPKNHFPLTAGARRSVLIAGGIGITPILAMAEHLREERQDFDLHYCVRDHERAAFRERVAHDDFAPHARLYYDTAPSRERVKFSEVLRSPDRDVHLYVCGPGGFIDAVIKEATSAGWGSENVHREYFGNAPTSGEGDLPFQLRLARSGKIVEVRSSQTAAQALAAHGIDIQTSCEQGVCGTCMTKVLEGVPDHRDVYMTDEEHAANDQFTPCCSRAKTPLLIDL; translated from the coding sequence ATGAAAGTACTTGTCAAATCGAAGAAGCTGGTGGCTAACGGAATTGCCGCCTTCAAGTTGGTAGCTCCCGGCGGCGAGCAACTCCCTCTCTTCTCGGCGGGCGCTCATATCGATGTTTTTCTCGGTAACGACTTGGTCCGGCAGTATTCGTTGTGCAACGCGCCAAGCGACCGTTCGCATTATCAGATCGGAGTTCTTCTTGAGCCGAACTCACGAGGCGGCTCGCGAGCGATGCACAACCTCGCTGAGGGGCAGCTAATTGAAATCAGCGAGCCAAAAAATCACTTTCCGCTGACCGCCGGGGCGCGTCGTTCTGTCCTGATTGCCGGAGGCATCGGAATTACGCCTATCCTCGCGATGGCTGAACACCTCCGTGAGGAAAGACAGGACTTCGACCTTCACTATTGCGTGCGCGATCACGAGCGCGCCGCTTTCCGCGAACGGGTTGCGCACGACGACTTCGCCCCGCATGCTCGCCTCTATTACGACACGGCGCCGAGCCGAGAGAGGGTGAAATTCTCAGAAGTTTTGCGTTCGCCGGATCGTGATGTGCATCTCTATGTGTGTGGCCCCGGTGGATTCATCGATGCGGTCATCAAGGAAGCGACGTCAGCCGGTTGGGGTTCCGAAAACGTCCATCGCGAATATTTCGGAAATGCACCGACGAGCGGCGAGGGTGATTTGCCATTTCAACTGCGCCTTGCGCGAAGCGGGAAAATCGTCGAGGTTCGATCTAGCCAAACCGCAGCACAAGCCTTAGCTGCGCACGGTATTGATATTCAGACGTCATGCGAACAGGGCGTATGCGGAACGTGCATGACGAAGGTCCTGGAAGGTGTGCCAGATCATCGCGACGTCTACATGACTGACGAAGAGCACGCCGCGAACGACCAATTCACTCCCTGTTGCTCAAGAGCCAAGACACCGCTGCTGATCGACCTGTAG
- a CDS encoding 2-hydroxyacid dehydrogenase: MNDIIMLATRLPAGQEAEYRAALAAAMPAETIVPLREADGDARAVARVAVVARPDPAELAALPRLAWIQSLWAGVEQLVESLPATAPPVVRLVDPEMSRTMAEAVLAWTYYLQREMPAYRLQQQAREWRQRPYRKPQDIQVGIVGLGTLGAAAAARLLEAGFRVAGWSRSPKTMASVDTHHGAEGLARLLGASEIVVCLVPLTDETRGLFDRHTLSAMRPGAALINFSRGPVVVTQDLLQALDAGRLSHAVLDVFEVEPLPEVSPLWAHPAVTVLPHISAPTDLHTAAAVVAANVAAYRASGRIPAGVDLSRGY; encoded by the coding sequence ATGAACGACATCATCATGCTGGCCACCCGGCTGCCCGCCGGGCAGGAGGCCGAGTATCGCGCCGCGCTCGCCGCGGCGATGCCGGCCGAAACCATCGTGCCCCTGCGCGAGGCCGATGGCGACGCGCGCGCCGTCGCGAGGGTCGCGGTCGTGGCGCGTCCCGATCCCGCCGAACTCGCCGCCCTGCCCCGGCTCGCCTGGATCCAGAGTCTGTGGGCCGGCGTCGAGCAGTTGGTCGAGAGCCTGCCGGCTACCGCGCCGCCCGTGGTCCGGCTGGTGGACCCGGAAATGTCGCGCACCATGGCCGAGGCGGTGCTGGCCTGGACCTACTACCTGCAGCGCGAGATGCCCGCCTACCGCCTTCAGCAGCAGGCGCGCGAATGGCGGCAGCGGCCCTATCGCAAACCGCAGGACATACAGGTGGGTATCGTCGGCCTCGGCACGCTCGGGGCGGCCGCCGCCGCGCGCCTGCTCGAGGCGGGCTTCCGCGTCGCCGGCTGGAGCCGCTCGCCGAAGACCATGGCCAGCGTGGACACCCATCACGGCGCCGAGGGCCTGGCTCGCCTGCTCGGCGCGAGCGAGATCGTGGTTTGCCTGGTGCCGCTGACCGACGAGACACGCGGCTTGTTCGACCGGCACACGCTGTCGGCCATGCGGCCCGGCGCGGCGCTGATCAATTTCTCGCGCGGCCCGGTGGTGGTCACCCAGGACCTGCTGCAGGCCCTCGATGCCGGCCGGCTGTCACATGCGGTGCTCGACGTGTTCGAAGTCGAGCCGCTGCCCGAGGTTTCGCCGCTCTGGGCCCATCCAGCCGTGACGGTGCTGCCGCACATCTCGGCGCCGACCGACCTGCACACGGCGGCGGCCGTGGTCGCGGCCAATGTCGCCGCCTATCGCGCCAGCGGCCGCATCCCGGCCGGCGTCGATCTCTCGCGTGGTTACTGA
- a CDS encoding amino acid synthesis family protein — translation MNTDLQVRKISTFVEELVVEGGRAAPRPITTVVVAAVLRNPWAGQGFCEDLQPEIRRLAPPLGAELTRRLVALMPAARVEAYGKAAVVGVNGEIEHASALIHTLRFGNLFREAVDGTAFLSFTNTRLGPGSMVSLPMIHKSATGQRSHFLTATFQIADAPGPDEVLVAIGAADGGRAHPRIGDRFIDMAEMEARKPAEAQT, via the coding sequence ATGAATACCGATTTGCAAGTGCGCAAGATCTCGACCTTCGTCGAGGAACTGGTTGTCGAGGGCGGGCGCGCGGCGCCGCGCCCGATTACGACGGTGGTGGTGGCGGCGGTGCTGAGGAACCCCTGGGCCGGGCAGGGTTTCTGCGAGGACCTGCAACCGGAGATCCGGCGCCTCGCGCCACCGCTGGGCGCCGAGCTGACGCGGCGCCTGGTGGCGCTGATGCCGGCCGCGCGCGTGGAAGCCTACGGCAAGGCCGCCGTGGTGGGCGTAAACGGCGAGATCGAGCATGCCTCGGCGCTGATCCATACGCTGCGCTTCGGCAACCTGTTCCGCGAGGCGGTCGACGGCACCGCCTTCCTGAGCTTCACCAATACGCGGCTCGGGCCGGGCTCGATGGTCTCGCTGCCGATGATCCACAAGTCGGCCACGGGGCAGCGCTCACACTTCCTGACGGCGACATTTCAGATCGCCGACGCGCCGGGTCCCGACGAGGTGCTGGTGGCGATCGGCGCGGCCGACGGCGGCCGCGCCCATCCGCGCATTGGCGACCGCTTCATCGACATGGCCGAGATGGAGGCCCGCAAACCGGCCGAGGCACAGACCTAG
- a CDS encoding aromatic ring-hydroxylating dioxygenase subunit alpha, giving the protein MKRPFLRNAWYVAAWDSEVKADELFQRTLLNESVLLFRNDRGEVQAVSNRCPHRFAPLHLGKKLPNGVQCPYHGLEFDGSGQCTRNPHGGGVVPKAAQLKTYPVVEKYSLIWIWMGEASIADSSKIPDFSCLDPQLSHVAKRYLHVKANYVLETDNILDLSHIQYLHPGTLGSSSVADAITSVVQEGNTVYSMRQTVGDIMPEFLYRQRRIPVGTPVDRWIDVRWDAPAHMLLDAGSVATGKPRSEGVSNKIAHIFSPETASTTHYWFAVSNPLSMGDDGMQRAEDFVSGLVHPFQNEDLPMLEAQQHMIGEADFWSLKPVLLAGDAAAVRARRILDKLLADEEATMQTIVSKSEQRFNK; this is encoded by the coding sequence ATGAAGCGCCCATTTTTGAGAAACGCGTGGTATGTGGCCGCGTGGGATAGCGAAGTCAAGGCCGACGAGCTTTTCCAACGCACATTGCTGAACGAGTCTGTACTTCTTTTCCGAAATGATCGAGGCGAAGTACAGGCCGTCTCGAACCGTTGTCCCCATCGCTTCGCGCCACTACACCTCGGAAAGAAACTTCCGAACGGTGTTCAATGCCCATACCACGGCCTCGAATTTGATGGCAGTGGCCAGTGCACGCGGAACCCCCACGGTGGGGGCGTTGTCCCGAAGGCGGCTCAGCTAAAAACGTATCCGGTCGTTGAAAAATACTCTCTTATCTGGATCTGGATGGGCGAAGCATCGATAGCAGACTCATCCAAGATACCGGACTTCTCGTGCCTCGATCCCCAGCTCAGCCATGTCGCCAAGCGGTACCTTCACGTAAAAGCGAACTACGTTCTCGAGACGGACAACATTTTGGATTTGAGTCACATTCAGTATCTACATCCGGGAACGCTGGGTAGTTCATCGGTTGCGGACGCAATCACGAGCGTCGTTCAGGAGGGCAACACGGTTTATTCGATGCGACAAACGGTCGGGGACATCATGCCCGAATTCCTCTATCGCCAACGCCGAATTCCCGTTGGCACACCGGTCGACCGATGGATTGACGTTCGGTGGGACGCACCAGCGCACATGCTCCTTGACGCCGGCTCAGTCGCGACAGGCAAGCCTCGTTCCGAAGGTGTCTCCAACAAGATCGCCCACATCTTCTCTCCTGAGACGGCATCGACGACGCATTACTGGTTTGCCGTGTCCAATCCGCTCTCCATGGGTGACGACGGGATGCAACGTGCAGAGGACTTTGTCTCGGGGCTCGTCCATCCTTTCCAGAATGAGGACCTCCCGATGCTCGAAGCACAGCAACACATGATTGGAGAGGCGGATTTCTGGTCTCTAAAACCAGTCTTGCTCGCCGGCGATGCAGCAGCCGTCCGTGCGCGACGCATCCTTGACAAGCTTCTGGCCGACGAGGAAGCCACCATGCAAACCATCGTCTCGAAATCTGAACAACGATTCAATAAGTAA
- a CDS encoding plastocyanin/azurin family copper-binding protein produces the protein MDAAHRIAVVASVTALGMTSHPGWAEQTVNATLRSNSIQLDTHNMKAGRVTFDVKNAVDNNMEHELVLLRTNLSDDALPVRRGQVLEHRLRKIGEVEDIAPGTSKRASFKLTPGHYVLICNKPGHYVAGMHTALVVTP, from the coding sequence ATGGACGCCGCCCACAGAATCGCCGTCGTCGCCAGTGTGACTGCCCTCGGCATGACATCGCATCCCGGCTGGGCGGAGCAAACCGTCAACGCGACGTTGCGTTCGAATTCGATCCAGCTCGACACACACAACATGAAAGCGGGTCGCGTCACGTTCGATGTCAAAAATGCCGTCGACAACAACATGGAGCACGAACTCGTCTTGCTCAGGACCAATCTCTCGGATGATGCACTTCCTGTCCGCAGAGGGCAGGTGCTGGAGCACAGGTTGAGAAAGATCGGCGAAGTCGAAGACATCGCCCCGGGAACGAGCAAGCGCGCGTCATTCAAGCTCACGCCCGGCCACTACGTGCTGATCTGCAACAAGCCGGGACATTATGTTGCGGGCATGCACACGGCGCTTGTCGTGACGCCGTAA
- a CDS encoding TIGR03118 family protein — protein MKQVHTTLGAAMIAFVLTSVVACGNSSHVSQYKVDVLVSDGALPAAHVDTNLKNPWGIAFNPRGFVWVADNGTQHATLYDGNGVPQSLVVTIPAGSQGDASPTGIVFNGTSDFVVSQGTKSGPASFIFVGEGGTITAWSPAVNPTSAVTVFDSGGSAVYKGLAMASNNGANFLYATDFHNNRIDVFDRTFTKVTTTGAFQDPALPAGFAPFGIQAINSKLYVAYAKQDAAAHDDVAGAGLGLIDVFSPSGQFIQRFASGEPLNAPWGMAPAPANFGRFSNTVLIGNFGDGMIHAFDATSGMLRGTLQQPDGKAIVEPGLWGIAFGNGLNNQPVNTLFFAAGPNDEADGVYGRIDVGP, from the coding sequence ATGAAACAGGTCCATACAACGCTCGGCGCTGCGATGATCGCATTCGTGCTGACCAGCGTCGTCGCATGCGGCAATTCATCCCACGTCAGTCAGTACAAGGTCGATGTACTGGTTTCCGACGGTGCCCTGCCCGCTGCTCACGTGGATACAAACCTGAAGAATCCGTGGGGCATTGCATTCAATCCCAGGGGTTTTGTGTGGGTCGCGGATAACGGGACGCAGCACGCAACGCTCTATGACGGCAATGGCGTACCGCAATCGCTCGTCGTGACGATCCCCGCCGGCTCGCAAGGCGACGCCTCCCCCACGGGCATCGTATTCAATGGCACGTCGGACTTCGTGGTGAGCCAGGGCACAAAATCGGGGCCGGCATCCTTCATTTTCGTCGGCGAGGGCGGAACGATCACCGCCTGGTCGCCAGCCGTCAATCCGACCTCGGCCGTCACCGTGTTCGACAGCGGCGGCAGCGCCGTCTACAAAGGGCTCGCCATGGCCAGCAACAACGGCGCGAATTTCCTGTACGCAACGGACTTCCACAACAACAGGATCGATGTTTTCGACAGGACCTTCACAAAGGTGACGACGACCGGTGCATTTCAAGATCCCGCTTTGCCGGCCGGGTTTGCGCCGTTTGGAATTCAGGCGATCAACTCGAAACTTTACGTTGCTTATGCAAAGCAGGATGCGGCAGCACACGACGACGTCGCTGGTGCAGGATTGGGTTTGATCGACGTGTTCAGCCCATCGGGACAATTCATTCAACGCTTCGCCTCCGGCGAACCGTTGAATGCGCCGTGGGGCATGGCGCCTGCACCCGCGAATTTCGGCCGCTTCAGCAACACCGTTCTGATCGGCAACTTCGGTGACGGCATGATCCACGCGTTCGATGCGACGTCAGGCATGCTGCGCGGGACCCTGCAGCAACCCGACGGCAAGGCGATCGTCGAGCCGGGGCTGTGGGGCATCGCATTCGGCAACGGCCTCAACAATCAACCTGTCAATACGCTGTTTTTTGCTGCCGGCCCCAATGACGAAGCCGACGGTGTCTATGGCCGCATCGACGTCGGCCCGTGA